The Kaistella daneshvariae genomic sequence CTTTTAGAATTCGGCTTTAACAACTTTGACAAAAATACTGCTGAATTGAATGTTTTTGATTGGAATACTTCAGCAATAAAATGTTATGAAAATGTAGGCTTTGAGATAAATCCTGATTTGAAATTTGAAAGAAAAGTTAACGACAAAACATGGATTGCAATAAATATGAGAATTGATAAAAATAAATGGCAAAAATTGGAGAAAATTGACTGGAAAAAATTGAGAAAATAAAAAAAACTGCAGGTAACATGGGTTTTGCAAGATGCGGGGTTGAAGGAAATCTCAGAAATATTCTAGAAAATACCCGCAAAAACTTTTTCCATTTTTTAGTTTTTTCGTAATTTTAAAAAATGGAAAAAGTCTTTGCTAGAGATTGGCTCTCCTCTCCACTTTCGGTTTGCAGTAGCCCGCACCTCGCAAAGCCCCTTTCCGTTGTGCGCTATGCAAAATGTGCAGCGCGAAATTAAATTTCGGGAATTTTAAATTTGAAAAAAATGCCAATTTCGGGCGGAATTTTCTTTCACGAAGATTTTAAAACAAAAAAAAGTTTGGACCACAAAAACGCGCAAAAATTCGGATCGAAAATTTCGCGGAACTTGCACAAAGTTCCTGGAAGTTAAAGTGAAAAAATATGCCGTTAAAATGGCAAAATTTTCTAAAATTCCAGAGAAGTTTGACAAACAAAATTTTGGAAAAAAAGATGCTTTTAGCGGCAAAAAAAATTAAGATTCTGCAAAAGTTTTAAAAGCAAAATGGAATTAAAAATTGCACATCGCACAACAGCGTATTTCTACGAGCGGGTTTGAAGTTTTCAATTGAGATTTGTGAATATTTTTTACTATATTTCCATTATAAAATTTTGTGTTTGTTGCCCGCCCGCAGAAATACAAAAACGTTAGGCGATATATTATCCACACTCGCTTACATAAATGAATAGAATAGAAATTTACTCAAATAAAAAGAAAGCATTTCTTTTATTAATTGGATCAATTGCATTTGTTGTTCTTGGATTTTTTTGCTTTTTAAATGCTGAAAATATGACAACTTTTAGAGTTCGAAATCCAATAATTATTAAAATTGTCGGAATTGCATCTGTTCTACTTTTTGGATTTGGAATTTATGTTTCAATAAAACAACTAATTCAAAAAAAATTAATGTTGATACTCGACGAAAAAGGAATAAATTCACATCCTGTAAAAGACGAATACATAAAATGGAATGATATTGAAGAATTTTCAGAAATAAAAATAAACAGCGTTAAAATTATTATCATTAAACTTAACAATCCTGAATATTATATAAATAACGAAACAAATAAATTTCGTAAAAAATTAATGGAATTTAATTTTAGTAACTACGGTTCACCATTTAATATTACCGTTGGGACAATGAATATTGGTCACAAAGACTTGATTAAAATGCTAAATCAAAATTTGAAAAGACAAAAATACATCGCCTAACATTGTATTGGCAAAATGCGGGGGAAAGTGCAAAATTGAAAAGCAGAAAAAATAATCCGCTCATGCTTTTCAATTCTGCATTTTTTTGTAAGCTAGCAGTATTGAAAAAGCATTCGCTACGTTCAGTCTTTCTTGAATTTTCAGTTCTTCGAAAGCCCGCACTTCGCCAATACTTTTCCGTTGTGCGCTATGCAAAATGTGCAGCGCGAAATTAAATTTCGGGAATTTTAAATTGGAAAAAAATGCCAATTTCGGGCGGAATTTTCTTTCACGAAGATTTTAAAACAAAAAAAAGTTTGGACCACTAAAACACGCAAAAATTCGGATCGAAAATTTCGCGGAATTGGCATAAAGTTCCTGGAATTTAAAGTGAAAAAATATGCCGCTAAAATGGCAAAATTTTCTCAAATTCCAGAGAAGTTTGACAAACAAAATTTTGAAAAAAAGATGCTTTTAGCGGCAAAAAAATTAAGATTCTGAAAAAGTTTTAAAAGCAAAATGCAATTAAAAATTGCACATCGCACAACAGCGTATTTCTACGAGCGGGTTTGAAGTTTTCAATTGAGATTTGTGTTATATTTTTAGTATATTTCCATTATAAAATTTTGTGTTTGTTGCCCGCCCGCAGAAATACAAAAACGTTGTGCGCTATGCAAAATGTGCAGCGCGAAATTAAATTTCGGGAATTTTAAATTGGAAAAAAATGTCAATTTCTGGCGGAATTTTCTTTCACGAAGATTTTAAAACAAAAAAAAGTTTGGACCACAAAAACGCGCAAAAATCCGGATCGAAAATTTCGCGGAACTTGCACAAAGTTCCTGGAATTTAACGTGAAAAAATATGCCGTTAAAATGGCAAAATTTTCTAAAATTCCAGAGAAGTTTGACAAACAAAATTTTGAAAAAAAGATGCTTTTCGCGGCAAAAAAAATTAAGATTCTGCAAAAGTTTTAAAAGCAAAATGCAATTAAAAATTGCACATCGCACAACAGCGTATTTCTACGAGCGGGTTTGAAGTTTTCAATTGAGATTTGTGAATATTTTTCACTATATTTCCATTATAAAATTTTGTGTTTGTTGCCCGCCCGCAGAAATACAAAAACGTTGGCAGAAATTGTATAACCAACCGCACAGATTATCATGAATAACATTATTGAATCTTTCAGTTCCGGTTTATTCTGGATTCAGACCGTAACTTTTGTAGTCTTAGTATTTGTTGCTTACCTAATTTTCAAATTATACAAAAAGATTAAATAAGTTATGCTATATTTAAAAAACCCTACACTAGGAAATGGAACTCGACTTGCTGTTCAAGGTTTTGCAATTGGTACAGCCTTTATACCCCCATTTGGTTGGGGTATCTCATTAGGTATAGGTGCTGCTGATACGATATGGGGAGACCAGTTTTATGAATGGATAGATAATAATTAATTTTCAAAATATGTTTCATTACTTATATTACAAATTATATCAGGCATCATTAAAATCTTCGCTGCGTGATATTCCAGAATTTATGACTGCTGTTTCTTTTGGCACTCTACTTAGTCTTAATTTTATTACATTGTGTATGCTGTTTGCAAAGCTGGATATAATTCCCTTTTTGTTTGCAAATCAAACACAAGGCGGAATTTTTGCTTTCATAAATATTATTTTAACAATGCTCTATTACCGAAAAAAGAAATCTCAATCGATTATAGATAGTTATTCTCAAGAAGATAGAACGGAACGAATAAAAGGAAGTGTTATGGTTGCCATTTATGTTGCAATATCTGTTTTATTAATGTTTATAGTTCCTCTTTTTAGACCAGGAGAATTGTAAATTAGTTAAAATTCCTATTGCTTCTAATTGATTGGGATAGAAATATGCTACAAAATACAGTACCTAACAAAAACAACTTCTATTATCTAAAAGTTTTAAAACGGTAGGCACGTAGGGATATTGAACTTAATAAAACTTTATTAACAGAATTACATTGGGGACATCAAAGAAGTTTAGGTGGAAATTTTTTCTTCAATTCCCACTTAGGAATAGGGTATTTATATGATTACAAGGTTAAAGACGGTAGTATAACTCCTACCGTCGGTCTTTCTTTCGGATATAACTTTAATAAATAGAGTTATCTTTTTTTGAAAAGTCATTAAAAACTTTTAGGTATGTGTCTTCCAATTGTTTCATTTGGGAGGTAGTTACCCCTGTTGAAAAGGCTTTTTTATAATTTGAAATTGCTTCTTTAGAATAGATAATTTTTTCTTCTTTCAAGTCAATAACCTGTATAATAGCATGATATTCTCGGGTAGTTACAATATTTTTCTCTGTTATAGTAATTGCTTTTTGATCTATGTCATTTGTGTTTGTGGGTTTCCTTATAAACCTTAGAAGAATTACATAATCATAATCATTACTATACGCTTCTTTTAATAGGTTTACAAAGTAATTAGTTACTCTTACAGCCTGATTGATGTCAAATTCTAATGGAGAATATTCATAATGTAGATTTTCACCAATCATCTCCCTAAAATCATTGTCAATTTTTTTTATAAAATTAATATTATTAGTATGAAGATTATTTTTTATAAATAAGTATTTTTTACTCTTATCAAGAAAAAAAGAGTCTGTATAGGATGATACTAATCTATATTTTGGTCTTGCATAACAAGATTTTAATAAAATGAGTATCAAGATAAACTTAAATACAAAAATAAATTTCTTCATAATTATCAAATAAATAACATTCTATTCGCTAAAAATAATAAATTTTACAATTAATCACTTCCTTTAATTTTGCTTTTCTTTTAGCCTTTTTAGAAATTCCCGAATAAAAATATCCCAACAATACGCAGTCTTGGGATTTTCGGTGGTGAAAACTCTCTCCTTTCCCAATTTGAAAAGTATTTACAAGATGCAAATGTAATGTGCAATTCCAAAAGATATTAACAAGTGTAATTACACGGAGATTTTTTGTGATTCTCAAATGCTCGGAGTATTACAACTTCTGCCAACAAAGTATTTCTATTAGCGGGGTTAAAGTTTACACCATGAAGATTTTTGCTTATTGTCCTTTTTGTTATCTTTACAAAAACCCATTATAATAAGCCCCGCCAACAGAAATACCCAACCGTTATGTGTAAGCTTAAAACCGACAACGAAATATGACATTAGACTTTAAAGAAATACCACAAGCAAGTGGAGGCTCTGGCCTCCAAGACACTTTTGAACTTTTCGCAAGAGACTTTTTTGAAATTCTAGGATACGAAATAATTCAACATCCAGACAGAGGTGCTGATGGAAAAAAAGACTTAATTATTCAGGAGACAAGGACGGGTGTTTCAGGGACAACAAAAATAAAGTGGTTAGTAAGCTGTAAACATTATGCTCACGGTGGCAAATCAGTGTCAGACACGGACGAACCAAATATTCTTGACAGAATTTCTGTTCACAATTGTGACGGTTTTATCGGCTTCTATTCGACACTTCCTGCGACCTCATTGGGAACCAACTTTGAAGGACTAAAGAAGAAAACCAACATTCAAAGTTTTGACAAGGAGCAAATAGAAAAAATTCTACTTGAAACACCTCAAGGATTAAAGTTAGCCAGTAGATATTTTCCAGTTAGTTATGAAAAATATACTGTAGAAAACCCCAAACCAGCTAAAATATTTTCTGAAGAACTAAGTATTAACTGCGAATATTGTAACAAGAATTTATTAGAAAATAAAACAGGAATTTTTGTTACCCTTCGTAAACCTTCTGACCACAATGCGGAGGTCTATAAACGAAATCCTTATGAGGAGGCTTATTTTAGTTGTAAAGGAAAATGTGATACTATTCTCAAAAATAAATATCTACAAACCGAGAACTACATTGACGAATGGTGTGATATTACAGACTATTTGACACCGACAGGCTATATAAAAAAGACTATGGCTTGGATGAACTCATTAAATCTTGAAGATGAAAAAGTCGACAAAAAAGCCTTTGACAAATTGAAGAAACTTTTCCTAAACTGTTTTCCGCATATTTCACGTGAGCAGACGACTGCAGAAAAAGAAAGAATTAAAGAATATCTTCAAAATGGATTTGGTGAATTTCTATGACAACAAAGCCTACACATAACATGGGTTTGGCGTCATGCGGGGTGAAGTGCTTAAATTCAAGTTCAGTTTTTCAAATCAACTTTAGTGCTGGTTTGACAGTTCTGTGCCCTGAAATCCCGCACGAACGCCAAGCCCCGAACCGTTGTATGTCATTTTATACGGAGTCCGCATAAAAATAATATCTGATGAAATATATAATTTATTTCCTGGCAATCCTTGATTTTTTGACATGTATCCATATGACATTTTTGCTTGAAATGTTTGTGTT encodes the following:
- a CDS encoding STM3941 family protein; translated protein: MNRIEIYSNKKKAFLLLIGSIAFVVLGFFCFLNAENMTTFRVRNPIIIKIVGIASVLLFGFGIYVSIKQLIQKKLMLILDEKGINSHPVKDEYIKWNDIEEFSEIKINSVKIIIIKLNNPEYYINNETNKFRKKLMEFNFSNYGSPFNITVGTMNIGHKDLIKMLNQNLKRQKYIA
- a CDS encoding restriction endonuclease; translated protein: MTLDFKEIPQASGGSGLQDTFELFARDFFEILGYEIIQHPDRGADGKKDLIIQETRTGVSGTTKIKWLVSCKHYAHGGKSVSDTDEPNILDRISVHNCDGFIGFYSTLPATSLGTNFEGLKKKTNIQSFDKEQIEKILLETPQGLKLASRYFPVSYEKYTVENPKPAKIFSEELSINCEYCNKNLLENKTGIFVTLRKPSDHNAEVYKRNPYEEAYFSCKGKCDTILKNKYLQTENYIDEWCDITDYLTPTGYIKKTMAWMNSLNLEDEKVDKKAFDKLKKLFLNCFPHISREQTTAEKERIKEYLQNGFGEFL